In a single window of the Rhopalosiphum padi isolate XX-2018 chromosome 1, ASM2088224v1, whole genome shotgun sequence genome:
- the LOC132929902 gene encoding myosin heavy chain, non-muscle isoform X4 has translation MDMDTDRSDPFMKYLAVDRNQLNDQPTQAEWTQKRLVWVPHESQGFVSAGIKGERGDEVEVEIAETGKRVLVDKDVIQKMNPPKFDKSEDMAELTCLNEACVLHNIKDRYYSGLIYTYSGLFCVVVNPYKRLPIYTENIMERYKGNKRHEVPPHVFAVTDTAYRSMLQDREDQSILCTGESGAGKTENTKKVIQYLAYVAASKPKGVIQHASPGPALVVGELEQQLLQANPILEAFGNAKTVKNDNSSRFGKFIRINFDASGFIAGANIETYLLEKSRAIRQAKDERTFHIFYQLLSGATAEQKAEFILEDPKTYSFLINGNLRVPGVDDAAEFRETVNAMNIMGMTTEDYSAIFRIVSAVMLFGNMQFKQERNSDQATLPDNTVAQKVAHLLGLSITEMTKAFLRPRIKVGRDYVSKAQTKEQVEFAVEAISKACYERMFRWLVNRINRSLDRSKRQGASFIGILDMAGFEIFELNSFEQLCINYTNEKLQQLFNHTMFILEQEEYQREGIEWKFIDFGLDLQPTIDLIDKPMGVMALLDEECWFPKATDKSFVEKLMSAQSVHPKFHKTDFRGVADFSIIHYAGKVDYSAHKWLMKNMDPLNENIVQLLQSSQDSFVTHIWKDAEIVGIAHQALTDTQFGARTRKGMFRTVSQLYKEQLNKLMITLRNTNPNFVRCIIPNHEKRAGKIDAQLVLDQLRCNGVLEGIRICRQGFPNRIPFQEFRQRYELLTSNAIPKGFMDGKKACEKMIKALELDTNLYRVGQSKIFFRAGVLAHLEEERDFKISDLIVNFQAFCRGYLARRNYQKRLQQLNAIRIIQRNCSAYLKLRNWQWWRLYTKVKPLLEVTKQEEVLSIKEEELKVVKEKLDSQQRGVLELEKKYQTAVDEKNALAEQLQAEVELCAEAEEMRARLAARKLELEEILHDLEARIEEEEERSSTLAQEKKKLQININDLEEQLEEEEGARQKLQLERVQMDAKLKKLEEDLALAEDTNVKQVKEKKVLEERAADLAQTLAEEEEKAKHLAKLKAKHETSIAELEERLLKDNQQRQEMDRTKRKVETEVNDLKEQLNEKKAQVEDLQLQLGKREEELTQAFMRIDEEAASKAQSQKALRELESQLGELQEDLEAERTARSKAEKQKRDLNEELEALKHELLDSLDITAAQHELRAKREQELATLKKSLEEDTQSHEIIITEMRHKHSQEISVINEQIESLKKSKSQLEKSKQTLEAENADLAAELKSSASSKSELERKRKITESQLSEIQSKFAESERSKNELIDRLSKLSNESESIVNQLEAAELKASAAEKSAGTMETQLQETQTLLEEETKLKLSLNSKLKQIESEKEMLQEQLEEEEESKKNMEKQIVALNLQITETRKKMEDDAESTAAMEASYKKIFKDVELLQRQIEELQATNDKLEKSKKKLQSELDDINIDLEAQRSKVIELEKKQRIFDKTLAEEKAVSEQMAIERDTAEREAREKETRVLSLTRELDELMVKVEELERGKRTLQNELDELINNQGTADKNVHELEKAKRILESQLAEIRVQNEDLEDELQITEDAKLRLEVNMQALRAQFERDLVAKEEQSEEKRRGLLKQIRDIEAELEDERKQRSTAMAGRKKIEADYKDLEQQLDMHNKLKEDALKQLKKLQVQLKDATRDAEEARASRDELSATSKETERKLKSVEAELLLLTEELSASERARRVAESERDDLHEEMNSNSNKGSTLMVDEKRRLEARISTLEEELEEEQTMSEALNERIRKALIQIEQLNSDLANERATTQKLETNKMLFDRQNKELKAKLAEIETNQRVKTKTAISNLESKIANLDEQLESEAKERQLQQKANRKLEKKMKEVVMQLEDERRTIEQYKEQVEKSNARVKTLKRQIEEAEEEISREKHQKRKIQRDLDELLESNESISRENNNLRSKLRRTGVTTTSRIGATGSKRGSTIDDLSTVHGSSLDDSLESNNGSNDTNSLGAEDMWSR, from the exons acatATTCTGGTCTCTTTTGTGTAGTGGTAAATCCATACAAGAGATTACCTATCTACACAGAAAACATAATGGAACGTTACAAAGGTAACAAACGTCACGAAGTGCCACCACACGTATTCGCAGTAACTGATACTGCATACAGATCGATGTTACAag atcGAGAAGATCAATCTATACTATGTACTGGAGAATCAGGTGCTGGAAAAACCGAGAACACGAAaaaagttatacaatatttgGCTTACGTGGCTGCATCAAAACCCAAAGGAGTGATTCAACACGCT TCCCCTGGTCCAGCTTTAGTTGTt GGTGAACTCGAACAACAGCTATTACAAGCTAATCCCATTTTAGAAGCATTTGGTAATGCAAAAACTGTGAAAAATGACAATTCTTCTAGATTT ggTAAATTTATTCGTATTAATTTTGATGCTTCTGGTTTCATTGCTGGTGCTAACATTGAAACTTATTTATTGGAAAAATCGAGAGCTATACGACAAGCAAAAGATGAACGTACATTCCATATTTTCTACCAATTGCTATCTGGAGCAACTGCTGAACAGaaag ccGAATTTATACTTGAGGACCCTAAAACTTATAGTTTCCTTATAAATGGTAATCTCCGTGTGCCTGGTGTAGATGATGCTGCTGAGTTTAGAGAAACTGTTAATGCTATGAATATCATGGGAATGACAACTGAAGATTATTCtg ctattttcCGAATTGTGAGTGCTGTTATGTTGTTTGGAAATATGCAGTTTAAACAAGAGCGTAACAGTGATCAAGCAACATTACCTGATAACACAGTAGCCCAAAAAGTTGCTCATCTATTGGGTTTGTCTATAACTGAAATGACTAAAGCCTTCCTTAGACCTCGTATCAAAGTAGGCAGAGACTATGTGTCCAAAGCTCAGACCAAAGAACAAGTGGAATTTGCTGTAGAAGCTATTTCTAAAGCGTGTTATGAACGTATGTTCCGTTGGCTTGTTAATCGCATTAATCGATCTTTAGATAGGTCTAAAAGACAAGGAGCATCATTCATTGGAATCTTGGATATGGCtggatttgaaatatttgaa ttaaactCGTTTGAACAGCTGTGTATTAATTACACAAATGAAAAACTGCAACAGTTATTCAACCATACCATGTTTATTTTAGAACAAGAAGAATATCAAAGAGAAGGTATTGAATGGAAATTTATTGATTTCGGATTGGATTTACAACCCACTATTGATTTAATTGACAAA CCTATGGGTGTTATGGCCTTATTGGATGAAGAATGTTGGTTTCCAAAAGCTACTGATAAATCATTTGTAGAAAAATTAATGTCAGCCCAAAGTGTTCATCctaaattccataaaacagaCTTTAGAGGTGTTGCTGATTTCTCGATAATCCACTATGCTGGAAAAGTTGATTACTCTGCACATAAGTGGCTTATGAAGAATATGGATCCattgaatgaaaatattgttcaaCTCCTTCAATCTTCTCAAGATTCTTTTGTAACTCATATCTGGAAGGATGCAGAAATTGTAGGTATAGCTCATCAAGCTCTCACTGATACACAATTTGGAGCACGGACAAGAAAAGGAATGTTCCGTACAGTGTCACAATTATATAAAGAACAATTGAACAAGTTAATGATCACCTTAAGAAACACTAATCCTAATTTTGTAAGATGTATTATCCCAAATCACGAGAAAAGAGCCGGTAAGATCGATGCCCAACTTGTACTAGATCAACTGCGATGCAATGGAGTTTTGGAAGGAATTAGAATTTGTAGACAGGGTTTCCCCAATCGTATTCCATTCCAGGAGTTTAGACAACGGTATGAACTTCTTACATCAAACGCTATACCTAAAGGTTTCATGGATGGTAAAAAGGCTTGTGAAAAAATGATTAAAGCTCTTGAACTAGATACAAATCTCTATCGTGTTGGTCAGTCCAAAATATTCTTCAGAGCCGGTGTTCTTGCTCATTTAGAAGAAGAACGAGACTTCAAAATTTCTGACCTCATTGTCAATTTCcaa GCTTTCTGCAGAGGGTACTTAGCAAGAAGAAATTATCAAAAACGTCTGCAACAATTGAATGCAATTCGTATCATTCAGCGCAATTGTTCAGCATATTTAAAACTGAGAAACTGGCAATGGTGGAGATTATATACTAAAGTTAAGCCTCTTTTAGAAGTTACCAAACAAGAAGAAGTATTATCTATTAAAGAAGAAGAATTAAAGGTAGTCAAGGAAAAATTAGATTCTCAACAGCGTGGTGTTCTTGAACTCGAGaagaa GTATCAAACAGCAGTGGATGAGAAAAATGCCTTGGCTGAACAACTACAAGCAGAAGTTGAATTATGTGCTGAAGCTGAAGAAATGAGAGCTAGACTTGCTGCTAGGAAATTAGAACTAGAAGAAATATTACATGATCTAGAAGCTAGAattgaagaagaagaagaaagaTCTAGTACATTAGCTCAAGAGAAAAAGaagttacaaattaatataaat GATTTGGAAGAACAATTAGAAGAAGAAGAGGGAGCACGACAGAAACTTCAATTAGAACGTGTTCAGATGGATgccaaacttaaaaaattagaaGAAGATCTTGCGCTCGCTGAAGACACTAATGTGAAACAAGTCAAAGAAAAAAAGGTTTTGGAAGAAAGAGCTGCAGATTTGGCACAAACTTTAgctgaagaagaagaaaaagcaAAACATTTAGCTAAATTAAAAGCAAAACATGAAACATCAATTGCAGAATTAGAAGAACGATTATTAAAAGATAATCAACAAAGACAGGAAATGGATCGTACTAAACGTAAAGTTGAAACTGAG gTAAATGATTTAAAAGAACAGCTAAATGAAAAGAAAGCTCAAGTAGAAGACTTACAATTACAACTTGGTAAACGAGAAGAAGAATTAACACAAGCTTTCATGAGAATTGATGAAGAAGCTgcaa gTAAAGCACAATCCCAAAAGGCTCTCAGGGAATTGGAATCTCAACTTGGGGAACTTCAAGAAGATCTTGAAGCTGAACGTACTGCTAGAAGTAAAGCTGAAAAACAAAAGCGTGACCTTAATGAAGAACTTGAAGCCTTAAAACATGAGCTTTTGGATTCTTTGGACATAACTGCTGCACAACATGAACTTAGAGCTAAAAGAGAacag GAATTGGCAACCTTAAAGAAATCATTAGAAGAAGATACACAATCGCACGAAATCATTATTACCGAAATGCGACACAAACACAGTCAAGAAATATCCGTTATAAATGAACAGATAGAATCCTTGAAAAAA tctaAAAGTCAATTGGAAAAATCCAAGCAAACTCTTGAAGCCGAAAATGCTGATCTTGCTGCTGAACTCAAGTCTTCCGCATCTTCGAAATCCGAATTAGAAAGGAAACGTAAAATTACTGAATCTCAACTTA gtgagATACAAAGTAAATTTGCTGAATCAGAACGTtcgaaaaatgaattaattgatAGACTTTCTAAACTTAGCAATGAATCCGAATCCATTGTTAATCAATTGGAAGCAGCTGAACTTAAAGCTTCTGCTGCTGAAAAATCAGCAGGAACAATGGAAACTCAACTGCAAGAAAcacaa aCACTTCTAGAAGAAGAAACTAAGTTGAAATTGTCATTAAACtcaaaactaaaacaaattgAAAGTGAAAAAGAAATGTTACAAGAACAgttagaagaagaagaagagtCCAAGAAAAACATGGAAAAACAAATAGTTGCtcttaatttacaaattactgAAACACGGAAAAAAATGGAAGATGATGCTGAGTCAACCGCTGCAATGGAAgcttcttataaaaaaatctttaag gatgTGGAATTGTTACAACGACAAATTGAAGAACTACAAGCAACAAATGATAAATTGGAAAAATCTAAGAAGAAACTTCAATCAGAATTagatgatattaatattgatttagaaGCTCAACGATCCAAGGTTATCGAACTTGAGAAGAAACAAAGAATATTTGACAAAACCCTTGCTGAAGAAAAG gCGGTTTCCGAGCAAATGGCTATTGAACGTGATACTGCTGAAAGAGAAGCTCGAGAAAAGGAAACTCGTGTGCTTTCTTTAACAAGAGAACTTGATGAACTGATGGTGAAAGTTGAAGAATTGGAAAGAGGAAAGAGAACACTTCAAAATGAGTTAGATGAATTGATAAATAATCAAGGAACAgctgataaaaat gttCATGAACTGGAAAAGGCTAAACGAATATTAGAATCACAATTGGCTGAGATACGTGTACAGAATGAAGATTTGGAAGATGAACTTCAAATAACTGAAGATGCTAAATTAAGACTTGAAGTGAACATGCAAGCATTGAGGGCTCAGTTTGAACGTGATCTTGTT gCCAAAGAAGAGCAGAGTGAAGAAAAACGTAGAGGACTTTTGAAACAAATTCGTGACATTGAAGCTGAACTGGAAGATGAACGCAAACAAAGATCAACTGCAATGGCTGGTCGCAAGAAAATTGAAGCTGATTATAAAGATCTAGAACAACAGTTAGACATGCACAACAAATTAAAAGAAGACGCattaaaacaacttaaaaaactACAAGTTCAATTGAAGGACGCTACTCGTGACGCTGAAGAGGCTAGAGCTTCTCGCGATGAGCTTTCTGCAACGTCAAAAGAAACTGAACGTAAATTGAAATCGGTTGAagctgaattattattattgacagaaGAGCTGTCTGCATCTGAAAGAGCTAGGCGTGTAGCTGAAAGTGAACGTGATGATTTGCATGAAGAAATGAATAGCAATTCTAATAAGGG caGTACATTAATGGTTGATGAAAAGCGTCGCCTGGAAGCAAGAATATCTACATTAGAAGAAGAATTAGAAGAAGAACAGACAATGTCAGAAGCGTTGAATGAACGAATTAGAAAGGCTCTTATTCAGATTGAACAATTGAATTcag atTTGGCAAATGAACGAGCAACAACACAAAAATTGGagacaaataaaatgttatttgataGACAAAACAAAGAACTAAAGGCCAAATTAGCAGAAATTGAAACCAATCAACGAGTAAAAACTAAAACTGCTATTTCTAACTTGGAATCTAAGATTGCCAATCTTGACGAGCAACTGGAATCTGAAGCCAA GGAAAGACAATTGCAACAAAAAGCTAATCGTAAAttagagaaaaaaatgaaagaagtTGTAATGCAATTAGAAGATGAAAGAAGAACAATTGAACAGTATAAGGAACAAGTAGAAAAG agCAATGCTAGAGTCAAAACACTGAAGAGGCAAATTGAAGAAGCAGAAGAAGAAATCAGCAGAGAGAAGCACCAGAAACGAAAAATTCAGCGCGATCTCGATGAACTTTTGGAATCCAATGAATCAATATCTAGGGAGAACAATAATTTGAGAAGCAAACTCAG gcgAACTGGAGTGACCACGACTTCCAGAATAGGTGCTACTGGAAGTAAACGAGGTTCAACAATAGATGATTTATCAACAGTCCACGGTAGTTCTCTTGATGATTCGTTGGAGTCAAACAATGGATCAAATGATACAAATTCTCTTG gtGCCGAAGACATGTGGTCTCGATAA